One Kitasatospora sp. MAP12-44 DNA segment encodes these proteins:
- a CDS encoding biotin carboxylase N-terminal domain-containing protein — protein MITTLLVANRAEIARRVLRTCRDLGIATVAVYSDPDADALHVREADTAVRLPGAAPADTYLRADLLVRAALEAGADAVHPGYGFLSEDPAFAQAVLDAGLTWVGPPPQAMAAMGSKTAAKRLMSAAGVPVLGAVDPAEATEADLPLLVKAAAGGGGRGMRVVRELSDLPGELAAAQAEAAAAFGSGEVFCEPYLPTGRHVEVQVLADAHGTVWALGERDCSLQRRHQKVLEEAPAPGLDDTLRAQLCDAATAVARAIGYTGAGTVEFLLAPDGRFFFLEMNTRLQVEHPVTECVTGLDLVALQLEVAEGGLLRATPPPVRGHAIEARLYAEDPAQDWQPQTGTLRRFQLDGIRFEPGEAPTGLRVDSGVADGSAVGIHYDAMLAKVIAWAPTRAAAARRLSAALAQARIHGLVTNRELLVRALRHPAFLAGRVHTGFLTEHAADLLAAPQDKQLLSLAALAAALADASAHPGALPSGWRNLPSQPQVKRYLAADGSELEVRYRLTRDGLRAEGHPGVRLLSAEPQQVVLELDGLRHTLRVADYGDTVHVDRAAGAVALTVLPRFPQPQEQRTPGALLAPMPGTVVRLAAAVGDRVTAGRPLLWLEAMKMEHQVVAPLDGTLTELRAVAGQQVELGAVLAVVEAADPQ, from the coding sequence ATGATCACAACCCTGCTGGTCGCCAACCGGGCGGAGATCGCCAGGCGGGTCCTGCGGACCTGCCGCGACCTCGGCATCGCCACGGTGGCGGTGTACTCGGACCCGGACGCGGACGCCCTCCACGTCCGCGAGGCCGACACCGCCGTCCGACTGCCGGGCGCGGCGCCCGCGGACACCTACCTGCGGGCGGACCTGCTGGTCCGGGCCGCGCTGGAGGCGGGCGCGGACGCCGTCCACCCGGGCTACGGCTTCCTCTCCGAGGACCCGGCGTTCGCACAGGCGGTGCTGGACGCGGGGCTGACCTGGGTCGGCCCACCGCCGCAGGCGATGGCCGCGATGGGCTCCAAGACCGCGGCCAAGCGGCTGATGTCGGCGGCCGGGGTCCCGGTGCTGGGCGCCGTCGACCCGGCCGAGGCCACCGAGGCGGACCTGCCGCTGCTGGTGAAGGCGGCGGCCGGCGGCGGCGGGCGAGGTATGCGAGTGGTGCGCGAACTGTCGGATCTGCCGGGCGAGTTGGCGGCGGCGCAGGCCGAGGCGGCAGCCGCCTTCGGCTCCGGCGAGGTGTTCTGCGAGCCGTACCTGCCCACCGGCCGGCATGTCGAGGTCCAGGTGCTCGCGGACGCGCACGGCACGGTCTGGGCGCTCGGCGAGCGCGACTGCTCGCTCCAGCGGCGCCACCAGAAGGTGCTGGAGGAGGCCCCGGCGCCCGGCCTGGACGACACCCTGCGCGCCCAACTCTGCGACGCCGCAACGGCAGTGGCCCGCGCGATCGGCTACACCGGCGCCGGCACCGTGGAGTTCCTGCTCGCCCCGGACGGGCGGTTCTTCTTCCTGGAGATGAACACCCGCCTCCAGGTGGAGCACCCGGTCACCGAGTGCGTCACCGGGCTCGACCTGGTGGCCCTGCAACTCGAGGTCGCAGAGGGCGGGTTGCTTCGCGCCACACCGCCGCCGGTACGCGGTCACGCGATCGAGGCCCGCCTCTACGCCGAGGACCCGGCGCAGGACTGGCAGCCGCAGACCGGCACCCTGCGGCGCTTCCAGCTGGACGGCATACGCTTCGAACCGGGCGAGGCGCCAACCGGGTTGCGGGTCGACTCCGGAGTCGCCGACGGCTCGGCAGTGGGCATCCACTACGACGCGATGCTCGCCAAGGTGATCGCCTGGGCGCCCACCCGGGCCGCCGCCGCCCGCCGGCTGTCCGCCGCGCTGGCCCAGGCCCGGATCCACGGACTCGTCACCAACCGGGAGTTGCTGGTGCGCGCGCTGCGCCACCCGGCGTTCCTGGCCGGCCGGGTGCACACCGGCTTCCTCACCGAGCACGCCGCCGATCTGCTGGCGGCGCCGCAGGACAAGCAGCTGCTGTCGCTCGCCGCGCTGGCCGCCGCCCTCGCGGACGCCTCGGCGCACCCGGGCGCGCTGCCCTCGGGCTGGCGCAACCTGCCCTCGCAGCCCCAGGTCAAGCGCTATCTGGCCGCCGACGGCAGCGAGTTGGAGGTCCGCTACCGGTTGACCCGGGATGGCCTGCGGGCCGAGGGCCACCCGGGCGTGCGGTTGCTGAGCGCCGAGCCGCAGCAGGTGGTGCTGGAGCTGGACGGCCTGCGCCACACCCTGCGGGTGGCCGACTACGGCGACACCGTGCACGTGGACCGGGCGGCCGGCGCCGTCGCACTGACCGTCCTGCCGCGCTTCCCGCAGCCGCAGGAGCAGCGCACCCCCGGCGCCCTGCTCGCGCCGATGCCGGGCACCGTGGTCCGGCTGGCGGCAGCCGTCGGCGACCGCGTCACGGCCGGACGCCCGCTGCTCTGGCTGGAGGCGATGAAGATGGAGCACCAGGTGGTCGCCCCGCTGGACGGCACGCTCACCGAACTGCGCGCGGTGGCCGGCCAGCAGGTCGAGCTGGGCGCCGTCCTCGCCGTCGTCGAGGCGGCCGACCCGCAGTAG
- a CDS encoding acyl-CoA dehydrogenase, with translation MSAPRTTENPLIETPERIALRQAVGDLGRRYGSAYFLAKARAGEQTDELWREAGKLGYLGVNLPEEYGGGGGGVVDLAIVLEELGTVGCPLLMLVVSPAICGTIIARFGTDAQKQQWLPGLADGTRRMAFAITEPEAGSNSHRLSTVAHRDGGDWVLNGRKVFISGIDGSDAVLVVGRTADARTGKLKPALFIVPRQTPGFEYRPIPMELISPERQFQVFLDDVRLPADALVGDENAGLLQLFAGLNPERVMTAAFSLGVARQALNTAVEYAKTRTVWDNPIGAHQGLAHPLAQCAIEIELARLMMFKAAHLYDAGDDQGAGEAANMAKYASGEAATRTVDQAVQTLGGNGLTQEYGLAALIAATRVGRVAPVSREMILNYVAQHTLGLPRSY, from the coding sequence ATGTCCGCACCGCGCACCACCGAGAACCCGCTGATCGAGACGCCCGAGCGCATCGCACTGCGCCAGGCGGTCGGAGACCTGGGTCGCCGCTACGGCTCCGCCTACTTCCTCGCCAAGGCCCGAGCGGGTGAGCAGACCGACGAACTCTGGCGCGAGGCAGGCAAGTTGGGCTACCTCGGGGTCAACCTCCCGGAGGAGTACGGCGGTGGCGGCGGCGGGGTCGTCGACCTGGCCATCGTGCTGGAGGAACTCGGCACGGTGGGCTGCCCGTTGCTGATGCTGGTGGTCTCCCCGGCGATCTGCGGCACGATCATCGCCCGCTTCGGAACCGACGCGCAGAAGCAGCAGTGGCTGCCCGGACTCGCCGACGGCACCCGCCGGATGGCCTTCGCCATCACCGAGCCCGAGGCCGGCTCCAACTCGCACCGGCTCTCCACCGTCGCCCACCGCGATGGCGGGGACTGGGTGTTGAACGGCCGCAAGGTCTTCATCTCCGGCATCGACGGCTCGGACGCCGTACTGGTGGTCGGCCGGACCGCGGACGCCCGCACCGGCAAGCTCAAGCCGGCCCTGTTCATCGTCCCGCGCCAGACCCCGGGCTTCGAGTACCGCCCGATCCCGATGGAACTCATCTCGCCCGAGCGGCAGTTCCAGGTCTTCCTGGACGACGTCCGGCTGCCGGCGGACGCCCTGGTCGGCGACGAGAACGCCGGGCTGCTGCAGCTCTTCGCCGGCCTCAACCCCGAGCGCGTGATGACCGCCGCCTTCTCCCTCGGTGTCGCCCGCCAGGCTCTCAACACCGCGGTGGAGTACGCCAAGACGCGCACCGTCTGGGACAACCCCATCGGCGCCCACCAGGGTCTGGCGCACCCGCTGGCGCAGTGCGCCATCGAGATCGAACTCGCCCGCCTGATGATGTTCAAGGCCGCCCACCTCTACGACGCCGGCGACGACCAGGGCGCCGGCGAGGCCGCCAACATGGCCAAGTACGCCTCCGGCGAGGCCGCCACCCGCACCGTCGACCAAGCCGTGCAGACCCTGGGCGGCAACGGCCTCACCCAGGAGTACGGGCTGGCCGCGCTGATCGCCGCCACCCGGGTCGGCCGGGTCGCCCCGGTCAGCCGCGAGATGATCCTCAACTACGTGGCCCAGCACACCCTGGGGCTCCCGCGCTCGTACTGA
- a CDS encoding AMP-binding protein, with translation MVFRSEYPDVPVLDLPIHEAVLGGAARFGDTPALIDGLTGESLSYTQLAASVGRVAAGLAEAGVRKGDVVALHSPNSIAFPLAFYGCSRAGATVTTVSSLATPGELAGQLRDSGARWIITVSALLPVSLAAAEELAKDGIELREIIVCDGGPDRPERSLADLLACTGPAPEVAFDPASDVAVLPYSSGTTGLPKGVMLTHRSIATNLAQVDGLHHPEPGERIIAILPFFHIYGMTSLLNRQLRSGCTVVVLPRFDLEQFLRTVQDHRVEGLFVAPPIVLALAKHPLVDSFDLSSVRYVLSAAAPLDAALAAACAARLGLDTVRQGYGMTELSPVTHLVPLEDTDSPPGTVGKLIASTEMRVAALDGSDDDLGVGETGELLFRGPQVMKGYFGRQSETDAMIDPDGWLHTGDVGRVDERGYLHVVDRVKELIKYKGYQVAPAELEALLLTHPQVVDAAVIGVTDEDGTERPKAFVVRSPGSGITEAEVMEFVAGRVAPYKKVRAVEFLDAVPKSAAGKILRRELRAR, from the coding sequence ATGGTGTTCCGCAGTGAGTACCCCGACGTGCCCGTCCTCGACCTGCCGATCCACGAGGCGGTGCTCGGTGGGGCCGCCCGGTTCGGCGACACCCCCGCGCTGATCGACGGGCTGACCGGCGAGAGCCTGAGCTACACCCAACTCGCAGCCTCCGTCGGCCGGGTGGCGGCCGGCCTGGCCGAGGCCGGGGTGCGCAAGGGTGACGTGGTGGCGCTGCACAGCCCCAACTCGATCGCCTTCCCGCTCGCCTTCTACGGCTGTAGCCGGGCCGGCGCCACCGTGACGACGGTCAGCTCGCTCGCCACCCCGGGGGAGTTGGCCGGGCAGCTGCGCGACAGCGGTGCGCGCTGGATCATCACCGTCTCCGCCCTGCTCCCCGTCTCGCTCGCCGCCGCCGAGGAGTTGGCCAAGGACGGCATCGAGCTGCGCGAGATCATCGTCTGCGACGGCGGACCGGATCGGCCGGAGCGCTCCCTCGCCGACCTGCTGGCCTGCACCGGTCCCGCACCGGAGGTGGCCTTCGACCCGGCCAGCGACGTCGCGGTGCTGCCGTACTCCAGCGGCACCACCGGCCTGCCCAAGGGCGTGATGCTCACCCACCGCTCGATCGCCACCAACCTCGCGCAGGTCGACGGCCTGCACCACCCCGAGCCGGGCGAGCGAATCATAGCGATCCTCCCGTTCTTTCACATCTACGGCATGACCAGCCTCCTCAACCGCCAACTGCGTTCCGGCTGCACGGTGGTGGTGCTGCCGCGCTTCGACCTGGAGCAGTTCCTGCGGACCGTGCAGGACCATCGCGTCGAGGGCCTCTTCGTCGCCCCGCCGATCGTGCTGGCGCTGGCCAAGCACCCGCTGGTCGACAGCTTCGACCTCTCCTCGGTGCGCTATGTGCTGAGCGCCGCCGCGCCGCTGGACGCCGCGCTCGCGGCGGCCTGCGCCGCCCGGCTGGGCCTGGACACCGTCCGCCAGGGCTACGGGATGACCGAACTCTCCCCGGTCACCCACCTGGTGCCGCTGGAGGACACCGACTCCCCGCCCGGCACGGTCGGCAAGCTGATCGCGTCCACCGAGATGCGGGTGGCCGCGCTGGACGGCTCGGACGACGACCTCGGGGTCGGCGAGACGGGCGAACTCCTGTTCCGCGGACCGCAGGTGATGAAGGGCTACTTCGGTCGCCAGAGCGAGACCGACGCGATGATCGACCCCGACGGCTGGCTGCACACCGGGGACGTCGGACGGGTCGACGAGCGCGGATACCTCCATGTGGTCGACCGGGTCAAGGAGTTGATCAAGTACAAGGGCTACCAGGTGGCCCCCGCCGAGCTGGAGGCGCTGCTGCTGACCCACCCGCAGGTGGTGGACGCGGCGGTGATCGGGGTCACCGACGAGGACGGCACCGAGCGGCCGAAGGCCTTCGTGGTGCGCAGCCCCGGCAGCGGGATCACCGAGGCCGAGGTGATGGAGTTCGTGGCGGGCCGGGTCGCGCCGTACAAGAAGGTCCGCGCGGTGGAATTCCTGGACGCCGTGCCCAAGTCGGCCGCCGGCAAGATCCTGCGCCGCGAGCTGCGCGCCCGCTGA
- a CDS encoding TetR/AcrR family transcriptional regulator → MTTAARTPQQDRSRATRRRLLEAAVECLAELGWNGSTVAVVAERAGVTRGAAQHHFPTREDLFTAAVEHVTVERLAAVRADTGELPPPGPARTEAVVDLIVRLYTGPLFRAALQLWVAAATEEPLRERIVALENRVGRESHRAAVEFLGADEGTPGVRESVQATMDLARGLGLANLLTDDGARRSGVVRQWARLLDDALAQSAR, encoded by the coding sequence ATGACCACCGCCGCCCGCACCCCCCAGCAGGACCGCAGTCGCGCCACCCGCCGCCGGCTGCTGGAGGCGGCCGTGGAGTGCCTGGCCGAGCTGGGCTGGAACGGCAGCACCGTCGCCGTGGTGGCCGAACGCGCCGGCGTCACCCGGGGCGCCGCGCAGCACCACTTCCCGACCCGCGAGGACCTCTTCACGGCCGCCGTCGAACACGTCACGGTCGAGCGGCTGGCCGCCGTCCGCGCCGACACCGGCGAGCTGCCGCCGCCCGGCCCGGCCCGCACCGAGGCGGTGGTCGACCTGATCGTCCGGCTCTACACCGGCCCGCTCTTCCGCGCGGCCCTGCAACTGTGGGTGGCCGCCGCGACCGAGGAGCCGCTGCGTGAGCGGATCGTCGCGCTGGAGAACCGGGTCGGCCGCGAGTCGCACCGCGCCGCCGTCGAGTTCCTCGGCGCGGACGAGGGCACCCCGGGCGTGCGCGAGAGCGTCCAGGCCACCATGGATCTGGCCCGCGGCCTGGGTCTGGCCAATCTGCTCACCGACGACGGCGCCCGCCGGTCCGGCGTGGTCCGCCAGTGGGCCCGCCTGCTGGACGACGCGCTGGCACAGTCCGCCCGCTGA
- a CDS encoding SpoIIE family protein phosphatase, with translation MHAPDSGPPTEGEQRTEERDRLDGRPDDRSAAAEPSVAAAEPFPNVSVEPHAAGPRAVEPPDITPARLDGHRLVPLATALLDADGRVLHWSEDAERLLGWSADDIIGKFAAPMLVGENHRAEVLGLYQRIMAGRRWSGVFPVRHRDGHEVELEFRTYGIEGPDGRPLVLATGSDVRALRQVEADLAVLDGFFTQSPIGMAVYDTEMRFVRLNEALARINGLRVEDHLGRRIDAVLPGLNGSEIEAVMRKVLASGVPVVDARSHGRTPGDPRRDRAWSASYFRLEDPTGRVLGVSSSIIDVTARFQAEARASRAQERLAMLAAATARIGTTLDLKRTAEELVEAVVPRFADFSTVDLLDPVLQGEEPGLLAPDQGVRLRAVASGEAYESGVSMLADQVGETTAFDSHRMYTRTLRSGRALVIPHMDEPTLRKLAAKPERVAPAIEAGVHSYLLVPLMARGKVLGGAEFVRMRNPEPFSDADVSLAEELVARTAVCMDNARLYRRERETALTLQRSLLPQEIHRTLGLEIAYRYLPSSVVSEVGGDWFDVVPLSCGRVALVVGDVMGHGIRAAATMGQLRTVARTLATLDMAPAQVLTRLDETANGIGEGQFATCVVAVYDPVDRSCTLSSAGHLPPVVMDADGTARVLTPPAGVPLGVGGVAFENVEFTLPEGGILALYTDGLVERRGQDIDQGIDELRRTLAERGRTLEAHCDAVVSTLVRGGSEDDIAMIMARALPVPGDRIATLVLSDERRAPALARRFTRATLAAWGLNPLAEFAELLVSELVTNALVHAGEPRRLRLFRDRALTMEVADSAGQAPRLRPFGSEDEGGRGMHLINELAHRWGSRPLKDGKVVWAELELPLGS, from the coding sequence ATGCACGCACCAGACTCCGGCCCCCCGACCGAGGGGGAGCAGAGAACCGAAGAGCGGGACCGGCTGGACGGCCGGCCGGACGACCGGTCCGCCGCCGCCGAGCCGTCCGTCGCTGCCGCTGAGCCATTCCCGAACGTCTCCGTCGAGCCGCATGCCGCCGGGCCGCGCGCCGTCGAGCCGCCCGACATCACCCCGGCCCGCCTGGACGGCCACCGCCTGGTCCCGCTCGCCACCGCCCTGCTGGACGCCGACGGGCGCGTCCTGCACTGGAGCGAGGACGCGGAGCGCCTGCTCGGCTGGAGCGCCGACGACATCATCGGCAAGTTCGCCGCGCCCATGCTGGTCGGCGAGAACCACCGGGCCGAGGTGCTCGGGCTCTACCAGCGCATCATGGCCGGCCGCCGCTGGTCCGGTGTCTTCCCGGTCCGCCACCGCGACGGCCACGAGGTCGAGCTGGAGTTCCGCACCTACGGCATCGAGGGCCCGGACGGCCGGCCGCTGGTGCTCGCCACCGGCTCGGACGTCCGGGCGCTGCGCCAGGTCGAGGCGGACCTCGCCGTGCTGGACGGCTTCTTCACCCAGTCCCCGATCGGCATGGCGGTCTACGACACCGAGATGCGCTTCGTGCGGCTCAACGAGGCGCTGGCCCGGATCAACGGGCTGCGCGTCGAGGACCACCTCGGCCGGCGGATCGACGCCGTGCTGCCCGGGCTCAACGGCAGCGAGATAGAGGCGGTGATGCGCAAGGTGCTGGCCTCCGGCGTGCCGGTGGTGGACGCCCGCTCGCACGGCCGCACCCCCGGCGACCCGCGCCGCGACCGGGCCTGGTCGGCCTCCTACTTCCGGCTGGAGGACCCGACAGGCCGAGTGCTCGGCGTCAGCTCCTCGATCATCGACGTCACCGCCCGCTTCCAGGCCGAGGCCCGCGCCTCCCGGGCCCAGGAGCGGCTGGCGATGCTGGCCGCCGCCACCGCCCGGATCGGCACCACCCTGGACCTCAAACGCACCGCCGAGGAGCTGGTCGAGGCGGTGGTCCCGCGGTTCGCCGACTTCTCCACCGTCGACCTGCTCGACCCGGTGCTGCAGGGCGAGGAGCCCGGACTGCTCGCGCCGGACCAGGGCGTTCGGCTGCGCGCGGTGGCCTCGGGCGAGGCGTACGAGTCGGGCGTGTCGATGCTGGCCGACCAGGTCGGCGAGACCACCGCCTTCGACTCGCACCGGATGTACACCCGGACCCTGCGCAGCGGGCGCGCGCTGGTCATCCCCCATATGGACGAGCCGACGCTGCGCAAGCTGGCGGCCAAGCCGGAGCGGGTCGCCCCGGCGATCGAGGCGGGCGTCCACTCGTACTTGCTGGTGCCGCTGATGGCCCGCGGCAAGGTGCTCGGCGGCGCCGAGTTCGTCCGGATGCGCAACCCAGAGCCGTTCAGCGACGCCGACGTCTCGCTCGCCGAGGAGCTGGTGGCCCGCACCGCCGTCTGCATGGACAACGCCCGGCTCTACCGCCGCGAGCGGGAGACCGCGCTGACCCTGCAGCGCAGCCTGCTGCCGCAGGAGATCCACCGCACCCTCGGCCTGGAGATCGCCTACCGCTACCTGCCCAGCAGCGTGGTCAGCGAGGTCGGCGGCGACTGGTTCGACGTCGTCCCGCTCTCCTGCGGGCGGGTCGCCCTGGTGGTCGGCGACGTGATGGGCCACGGCATCCGGGCGGCCGCCACGATGGGCCAGCTGCGCACCGTCGCGCGCACCCTGGCCACCCTCGACATGGCGCCCGCCCAGGTGCTCACCCGTCTGGACGAGACCGCCAACGGCATCGGCGAGGGCCAGTTCGCCACCTGCGTCGTCGCGGTCTACGACCCGGTGGACCGCAGCTGCACGCTCTCCAGCGCCGGCCACCTGCCGCCGGTGGTGATGGACGCGGACGGCACCGCGCGGGTGCTCACCCCGCCGGCGGGCGTGCCGCTGGGGGTCGGCGGGGTGGCGTTCGAGAACGTCGAGTTCACGCTGCCCGAGGGCGGCATCCTCGCGCTCTACACCGACGGCCTGGTGGAGCGCCGCGGCCAGGACATCGACCAGGGCATCGACGAGCTGCGCCGCACCCTGGCCGAGCGCGGCCGCACGCTGGAGGCGCACTGCGACGCGGTGGTCTCCACGCTGGTGCGCGGCGGTTCCGAGGACGACATAGCGATGATCATGGCGCGGGCGCTGCCGGTGCCGGGCGACCGGATCGCCACCCTGGTGCTCAGCGACGAGCGCCGGGCGCCCGCGCTGGCCCGCCGCTTCACCCGCGCGACCCTCGCCGCCTGGGGCCTGAACCCGCTCGCGGAGTTCGCCGAACTGCTGGTCAGCGAACTGGTCACCAACGCACTCGTGCACGCGGGGGAGCCGCGCCGGCTGCGGCTCTTCCGCGACCGCGCGCTGACCATGGAGGTCGCCGACTCCGCCGGGCAGGCCCCCCGGCTGCGCCCGTTCGGCTCCGAGGACGAGGGCGGCCGCGGGATGCACCTGATCAACGAACTGGCCCACCGCTGGGGCAGCCGTCCGCTCAAGGACGGCAAGGTGGTCTGGGCCGAACTGGAACTCCCGCTCGGCAGCTGA
- a CDS encoding MFS transporter, which produces MSTTALRTTPLHSPDNRRWIGLGVLVLGIVLVAIDATVLVLAIPSITETLHPSSTQLLWIGDVYSFVLAGLLVSMGSLSDRIGRKKLLLLGTAAFGAASLVAAYAPGPGWLIAARALLGVAGATIMPSTLSLIRSLFPDARERGTAIGIWGAAATAGAAAGPLVGGLLLEHFWWGSVFLLNLPVMVLLLVLGGWLLPESRDPKPGRWDVASVLLSMAGVIAVVYAVKEAAAHGVDRWDVPTAAVLGSLALVVFVRRQLRLATPLLDVRLFADRRFTAAIVGALVALIGLAGVVFFISQYLQLVRGYSPLKAGLAEMPAFAGAVLASMLCARFARRAGARTALVGGLLAMGLAMGVLGWLRQDTAYLLLAAVFTVLGAGEGLVYTLSADLVLTAAPEQKSGAASAVSETAYELGTALGIALFGSVLTAVYAGGIPMDAGVAPQLATQARESLGGAAEVAAALPAGVGEGLLQQARDSFVHGLGVAAMLAAGLLIAGAALAWFLLRERPKAA; this is translated from the coding sequence ATGAGTACCACCGCTCTGCGCACCACCCCTCTGCACAGCCCCGACAACCGCCGCTGGATCGGCCTGGGCGTCCTGGTCCTCGGCATCGTGCTGGTCGCCATCGACGCGACCGTCCTCGTCCTGGCGATCCCCTCGATCACCGAGACCCTGCACCCCAGCAGCACCCAGCTGCTCTGGATCGGCGACGTCTACTCCTTCGTCCTGGCCGGACTGCTGGTCAGCATGGGCTCGTTGAGCGACCGGATCGGGCGCAAGAAGCTGCTGCTGCTCGGCACCGCCGCCTTCGGCGCGGCCTCCCTGGTGGCCGCCTACGCCCCCGGTCCCGGCTGGCTGATCGCCGCCCGGGCGCTGCTCGGCGTGGCCGGCGCGACGATCATGCCGTCCACTCTGTCGCTGATCCGCTCGCTCTTCCCGGACGCCCGCGAGCGCGGCACCGCTATCGGCATCTGGGGCGCCGCGGCCACCGCCGGCGCGGCCGCCGGGCCGCTGGTCGGCGGGCTGCTCCTGGAGCACTTCTGGTGGGGCTCGGTCTTCCTGCTCAACCTGCCGGTGATGGTGCTGCTGCTGGTGCTCGGCGGCTGGCTGCTGCCCGAGTCGCGGGACCCCAAGCCGGGCCGCTGGGACGTGGCGAGCGTGCTGCTGTCGATGGCCGGCGTGATCGCGGTGGTCTACGCGGTCAAGGAAGCGGCGGCACACGGCGTGGACCGCTGGGACGTGCCGACCGCCGCGGTGCTCGGCAGCCTCGCGCTCGTGGTCTTCGTACGGCGCCAACTGCGGCTGGCCACACCGCTGCTGGACGTGCGGCTGTTCGCCGACCGGCGCTTCACCGCGGCCATCGTGGGCGCGCTGGTGGCGCTGATCGGGCTGGCCGGGGTGGTCTTCTTCATCTCGCAGTACCTGCAACTGGTGCGCGGTTACTCGCCGCTCAAGGCCGGGCTGGCCGAGATGCCGGCCTTCGCCGGGGCCGTGCTGGCCTCGATGCTCTGCGCCCGGTTCGCCCGCCGGGCCGGCGCCCGGACCGCGCTGGTGGGCGGGCTGCTGGCGATGGGCCTGGCGATGGGCGTCCTGGGCTGGCTGCGGCAGGACACCGCCTACCTGCTGCTGGCGGCGGTCTTCACGGTGCTCGGTGCCGGCGAGGGGCTGGTCTACACGCTCTCGGCGGACCTGGTGCTGACCGCCGCGCCCGAGCAGAAGTCGGGCGCGGCGTCGGCCGTCTCGGAGACCGCCTACGAGCTCGGCACCGCGCTGGGCATCGCGCTCTTCGGCTCGGTGCTGACCGCGGTCTACGCGGGCGGCATCCCGATGGACGCCGGGGTCGCCCCGCAGCTCGCCACCCAGGCCCGCGAGTCGCTGGGCGGCGCGGCGGAGGTCGCCGCCGCGCTGCCCGCCGGGGTCGGCGAGGGACTGCTGCAGCAGGCCCGGGACTCTTTCGTGCACGGGTTGGGCGTCGCCGCGATGCTGGCCGCCGGGCTGCTGATCGCGGGCGCGGCGCTGGCCTGGTTCCTGCTGCGCGAGCGGCCCAAGGCGGCGTAG
- a CDS encoding helix-turn-helix domain-containing protein — protein MAIDRDSVLKAAVGVLSRQPTAHLDEIARAAGISRATLHRIFPGRDALIREVGLLGLRKYNAALDTATIEVGDAQAALRRLAEILVPDAALCAFLAGENQLFDDPELCALWEDQDARVRGLFLRGQQEGVFRIELSASWLSEAFFDLLAGVGWAVQDGRLAPRDSAFALIELFLGGALRRPSTP, from the coding sequence ATGGCTATTGATCGCGACTCGGTCCTCAAGGCGGCTGTCGGTGTCCTCTCCCGGCAGCCGACGGCCCACCTGGACGAGATCGCCCGGGCGGCCGGAATCAGCCGCGCCACGCTGCACCGGATCTTCCCGGGACGCGACGCGCTGATCCGCGAGGTCGGCCTGCTGGGCCTGCGCAAGTACAACGCCGCGCTGGACACCGCCACCATCGAGGTCGGCGACGCGCAAGCCGCGCTGCGCCGGCTCGCCGAGATCCTGGTCCCCGACGCCGCGCTCTGCGCCTTCCTGGCGGGCGAGAACCAGCTCTTCGACGATCCCGAGCTCTGCGCCCTCTGGGAGGACCAGGACGCCCGGGTCCGCGGGCTCTTCCTGCGCGGTCAGCAGGAGGGGGTCTTCCGGATCGAGCTGTCCGCGAGCTGGCTCAGCGAGGCCTTCTTCGACCTGCTGGCCGGCGTCGGATGGGCCGTCCAGGACGGCCGACTGGCCCCACGCGACAGTGCCTTCGCCCTCATCGAGCTCTTCCTCGGCGGAGCTCTCAGGAGACCTTCCACCCCATGA
- a CDS encoding cell division protein SepF, which translates to MGALRDEHHNGWLMPSGNYPAAVQEDPWAIADATPTIPQVAKIVSLKPTGFESARAVGEHVRAGNPVVMDVTEMDDAEAKRMVDFASGLVFGTYGGIERIARRVFLLTPAEVEVTVIDRPLDESGFYNQS; encoded by the coding sequence ATGGGAGCACTTCGCGACGAGCACCACAACGGGTGGCTGATGCCCTCCGGCAACTACCCGGCCGCCGTGCAAGAGGATCCCTGGGCGATCGCGGACGCGACCCCCACCATCCCGCAGGTGGCGAAGATCGTCTCGCTGAAGCCGACCGGCTTCGAGTCCGCCCGGGCGGTCGGTGAGCACGTCCGGGCCGGGAACCCGGTGGTGATGGACGTGACCGAGATGGACGACGCCGAGGCCAAGCGCATGGTCGACTTCGCCTCCGGCCTGGTCTTCGGCACCTACGGCGGCATCGAGCGGATCGCCCGCCGGGTCTTCCTCCTCACGCCGGCCGAGGTCGAGGTCACGGTGATCGACCGGCCGCTCGACGAGAGCGGCTTCTACAACCAGAGCTGA